One stretch of Manis pentadactyla isolate mManPen7 chromosome 10, mManPen7.hap1, whole genome shotgun sequence DNA includes these proteins:
- the SMARCD1 gene encoding SWI/SNF-related matrix-associated actin-dependent regulator of chromatin subfamily D member 1 isoform X2, with protein sequence MAARAGFQSVAPSGGTGASGGAGTAAALGPGGTPGPPVRMGPAPGQGLYRSPMPGAAYPRPGILPGSRMTPQGPSMGPPGYGGNPSVRPGLAQSGMDQSRKRPAPQQIQQVQQQAVQNRNHNAKKKKMADKILPQRIRELVPESQAYMDLLAFERKLDQTIMRKRLDIQEALKRPIKSALSKYDATKQKRKFSSFFKSLVIELDKDLYGPDNHLVEWHRTATTQETDGFQVKRPGDVNVRCTVLLMLDYQPPQFKLDPRLARLLGIHTQTRPVIIQALWQYIKTHKLQDPHEREFVICDKYLQQIFESQRMKFSEIPQRLHALLMPPEPIIINHVISVDPNDQKKTACYDIDVEVDDTLKTQMNSFLLSTASQQEIATLDNKIHETIETINQLKTQREFMLSFARDPQGFINDWLQSQCRDLKTMTDVVGNPEEERRAEFYFQPWAQEAVCRYFYSKVQQRRQELEQALGIRNT encoded by the exons ATGGCGGCTCGGGCGGGTTTCCAGTCTGTGGCTCCAAGCGGCGGCACTGGGGCCTCTGGAGGGGCGGGCACGGCAGCTGCCTTGGGCCCGGGCGGGACTCCGGGGCCTCCCGTGCGAATGGGCCCGGCGCCGGGTCAAGGTCTATACCGCTCCCCGATGCCCGGAGCGGCCTATCCG AGACCAGGTATACTGCCAGGCAGCCGAATGACACCTCAGGGACCTTCCATGGGACCCCCTGGCTATGGGGGGAACCCTTCAGTCCGGCCTGGCCTGGCCCAATCAGGGATGGACCAGTCCCGCAAGAGACCTGCGCCTCAGCAGATCCAGCAGGTCCAGCAGCAGGCGGTCCAGAATCGAAACCACAA tgcaaagaaaaagaagatggCTGACAAAATTCTACCTCAGAGG ATTCGTGAACTGGTCCCAGAATCCCAGGCCTATATGGATCTCTTGGCTTTTGAAAGGAAACTGGACCAGACTATCATGAGGAAACGGCTAGATATCCAGGAGGCCTTGAAACGTCCCATCAAG TCAGCCTTGTCCAAATATGATGCcaccaaacaaaaaaggaagttcTCTTCCTTTTTCAAGTCCTTGGTGATTGAACTGGACAAAGACCTCTATGGGCCAGACAACCATTTGGTGGAA TGGCACAGGACCGCCACTACCCAGGAGACGGATGGCTTCCAGGTGAAGCGACCAGGAGATGTGAATGTACGGTGTACTGTCCTACTGATGCTGGATTACCAG CCTCCCCAGTTTAAATTAGACCCTCGTCTGGCTCGGCTCCTGGGCATCCACACCCAGACCCGTCCAGTGATCATCCAAGCACTGTGGCAATATATTAAGACACATAAGCTCCAGGACCCTCATGAGCGGGAGTTTGTCATCTGTGACAAGTACCTCCAGCAG ATCTTTGAGTCTCAACGTATGAAGTTTTCAGAGATCCCCCAACGGCTCCATGCCTTGCTTATGCCACCGGAGCCCATCATCATTAACCACGTCATCAG TGTTGATCCAAATGATCAGAAGAAGACTGCTTGTTATGACATTGATGTGGAAGTGGATGATACCTTGAAGACCCAGATGAATTCTTTTCTGCTGTCTACTGCCAGCCAACAGGAGATCGCTACTTTAGACAACAAG aTTCATGAGACTATAGAAACTATCAATCAGCTGAAGACCCAGCGGGAGTTCATGCTGAGCTTTGCCAGAGATCCTCAGGGTTTCATCAATGATTGGCTTCAGTCCCAGTGCCGGGACCTCAAG ACCATGACTGATGTGGTGGGTAACCCAGAAGAAGAGCGCCGAGCTGAGTTCTACTTCCAGCCTTGGGCTCAGGAGGCTGTGTGCCGATACTTTTACTCCAAG GTGCAGCAGAGACGACAAGAATTAGAGCAAGCCCTGGGGATCCGAAATACATAG
- the SMARCD1 gene encoding SWI/SNF-related matrix-associated actin-dependent regulator of chromatin subfamily D member 1 isoform X1, with amino-acid sequence MAARAGFQSVAPSGGTGASGGAGTAAALGPGGTPGPPVRMGPAPGQGLYRSPMPGAAYPRPGILPGSRMTPQGPSMGPPGYGGNPSVRPGLAQSGMDQSRKRPAPQQIQQVQQQAVQNRNHNAKKKKMADKILPQRIRELVPESQAYMDLLAFERKLDQTIMRKRLDIQEALKRPIKQKRKLRIFISNTFNPAKSDAEDGEGTVASWELRVEGRLLEDSALSKYDATKQKRKFSSFFKSLVIELDKDLYGPDNHLVEWHRTATTQETDGFQVKRPGDVNVRCTVLLMLDYQPPQFKLDPRLARLLGIHTQTRPVIIQALWQYIKTHKLQDPHEREFVICDKYLQQIFESQRMKFSEIPQRLHALLMPPEPIIINHVISVDPNDQKKTACYDIDVEVDDTLKTQMNSFLLSTASQQEIATLDNKIHETIETINQLKTQREFMLSFARDPQGFINDWLQSQCRDLKTMTDVVGNPEEERRAEFYFQPWAQEAVCRYFYSKVQQRRQELEQALGIRNT; translated from the exons ATGGCGGCTCGGGCGGGTTTCCAGTCTGTGGCTCCAAGCGGCGGCACTGGGGCCTCTGGAGGGGCGGGCACGGCAGCTGCCTTGGGCCCGGGCGGGACTCCGGGGCCTCCCGTGCGAATGGGCCCGGCGCCGGGTCAAGGTCTATACCGCTCCCCGATGCCCGGAGCGGCCTATCCG AGACCAGGTATACTGCCAGGCAGCCGAATGACACCTCAGGGACCTTCCATGGGACCCCCTGGCTATGGGGGGAACCCTTCAGTCCGGCCTGGCCTGGCCCAATCAGGGATGGACCAGTCCCGCAAGAGACCTGCGCCTCAGCAGATCCAGCAGGTCCAGCAGCAGGCGGTCCAGAATCGAAACCACAA tgcaaagaaaaagaagatggCTGACAAAATTCTACCTCAGAGG ATTCGTGAACTGGTCCCAGAATCCCAGGCCTATATGGATCTCTTGGCTTTTGAAAGGAAACTGGACCAGACTATCATGAGGAAACGGCTAGATATCCAGGAGGCCTTGAAACGTCCCATCAAG CAAAAACGGAAGCTGcgaattttcatttctaacactTTCAATCCGGCTAAGTCAGATGCTGAGGATGGGGAAGGGACAGTGGCTTCCTGGGAACTTCGGGTAGAAGGACGGCTCCTGGAGGAT TCAGCCTTGTCCAAATATGATGCcaccaaacaaaaaaggaagttcTCTTCCTTTTTCAAGTCCTTGGTGATTGAACTGGACAAAGACCTCTATGGGCCAGACAACCATTTGGTGGAA TGGCACAGGACCGCCACTACCCAGGAGACGGATGGCTTCCAGGTGAAGCGACCAGGAGATGTGAATGTACGGTGTACTGTCCTACTGATGCTGGATTACCAG CCTCCCCAGTTTAAATTAGACCCTCGTCTGGCTCGGCTCCTGGGCATCCACACCCAGACCCGTCCAGTGATCATCCAAGCACTGTGGCAATATATTAAGACACATAAGCTCCAGGACCCTCATGAGCGGGAGTTTGTCATCTGTGACAAGTACCTCCAGCAG ATCTTTGAGTCTCAACGTATGAAGTTTTCAGAGATCCCCCAACGGCTCCATGCCTTGCTTATGCCACCGGAGCCCATCATCATTAACCACGTCATCAG TGTTGATCCAAATGATCAGAAGAAGACTGCTTGTTATGACATTGATGTGGAAGTGGATGATACCTTGAAGACCCAGATGAATTCTTTTCTGCTGTCTACTGCCAGCCAACAGGAGATCGCTACTTTAGACAACAAG aTTCATGAGACTATAGAAACTATCAATCAGCTGAAGACCCAGCGGGAGTTCATGCTGAGCTTTGCCAGAGATCCTCAGGGTTTCATCAATGATTGGCTTCAGTCCCAGTGCCGGGACCTCAAG ACCATGACTGATGTGGTGGGTAACCCAGAAGAAGAGCGCCGAGCTGAGTTCTACTTCCAGCCTTGGGCTCAGGAGGCTGTGTGCCGATACTTTTACTCCAAG GTGCAGCAGAGACGACAAGAATTAGAGCAAGCCCTGGGGATCCGAAATACATAG
- the GPD1 gene encoding glycerol-3-phosphate dehydrogenase [NAD(+)], cytoplasmic, giving the protein MAGKKVCIVGSGNWGSAIAKIVGGNAAQLARFDPRVTMWVFEEDIGGRKLTEIINTQHENVKYLPGHKLPPNVVAVPDVVQAAVDADILIFVVPHQFIGKICDQLKGHLKANAIGISLIKGVDEGPDGLKLISEVIGECLGIPMSVLMGANIANEVADEKFCETTIGCKDPARGQLLKELMQTPNFRITVVPEVDTVEICGALKNVVAVGAGFCDGLGFGDNTKAAVIRLGLMEMIAFAKLFCSGPVSSATFLESCGVADLITTCYGGRNRKVAEAFARTGKSIEQLEKEMLNGQKLQGPQTARELHSILQRKGLVDKFPLFMAVYRVCYESQPVSEFIRCLQNHPEHI; this is encoded by the exons ATGGCTGGCAAGAAAGTCTGCATTGTAGGCTCCGGCAACTG GGGCTCAGCCATCGCCAAGATTGTGGGGGGCAATGCAGCCCAGCTGGCACGCTTTGACCCACGGGTGACCATGTGGGTGTTTGAGGAAGACATTGGGGGCAGAAAGCTGACAGAGATCATCAACACACAGCATGAGAATGTCAAATACCTGCCAGGGCACAAGCTGCCCCCCAATGTG GTGGCTGTCCCAGATGTGGTGCaggctgcagtggatgctgacaTCCTGATATTTGTGGTGCCTCATCAGTTCATTGGCAAGATCTGTGATCAGCTCAAGGGCCACCTGAAGGCAAACGCGATTGGCATATCTCTTATTAAG GGGGTAGATGAAGGCCCCGACGGGCTGAAGCTCATCTCTGAAGTGATTGGGGAGTGCCTTGGCATCCCCATGAGTGTGCTGATGGGGGCCAACATTGCCAATGAGGTGGCTGATGAGAAGTTCTGTGAGACAACCATCG GCTGCAAGGACCCAGCCCGGGGACAGCTTCTGAAAGAGCTAATGCAGACACCCAACTTCCGCATCACAGTGGTGCCAGAGGTGGACACAGTAGAGATCTGTGGAGCCTTAAAG AATGTAGTGGCTGTGGGAGCTGGCTTCTGTGACGGCCTGGGCTTTGGCGACAACACCAAGGCGGCTGTGATCCGACTGGGGCTCATGGAGATGATTGCCTTTGCCAAGCTATTCTGCAGTGGCCCTGTGTCCTCTGCCACCTTCTTGGAAAGCTGCGGGGTTGCTGACCTTATCACTACCTGCTATGGAGGGCGGAACCGCAAGGTGGCTGAGGCCTTTGCCCGCACAGGAAAG TCCATTGAGCAGCTGGAGAAAGAGATGCTGAATGGGCAGAAGCTGCAGGGGCCCCAGACAGCCCGGGAGCTACACAGCATCCTCCAGCGGAAGGGCCTGGTGGACAA GTTTCCTTTGTTCATGGCTGTGTACAGAGTATGCTATGAGAGTCAGCCAGTGAGTGAATTCATCCGTTGCCTGCAGAATCATCCAGAACATATATGA